One genomic segment of Mytilus trossulus isolate FHL-02 chromosome 4, PNRI_Mtr1.1.1.hap1, whole genome shotgun sequence includes these proteins:
- the LOC134715751 gene encoding uncharacterized protein LOC134715751 isoform X2 — translation MFQDLDVMKVHALLEEEPRGSYKVNYIITEGGKITELQYDNKFTINLGEYKLLKKYRVYDEKMSLPSHALCFESAPFPLTSFQEAIDIFKNPPVVAINSINNLHQRISIRGEIARIPLELEPAEDAENPYRGLRLTNPLMRPRSLKVKLWREKASMTNGFSVGDKIVVKNLKVMEFRGSTFLNSMADTSIMNDTEFQETVEGLVIGASFIRDELSIYLEDFGMVSTSHEQMGNIFPTNAFEAGILLRCAINNGELTYIISKELQAAATTN, via the exons ATGTTTCAGGACCTTGATGTTATGAAAGTCCATGCACTCCTGGAAGAGGAGCCAAGGGGCTCCTACAAAGTCAACTATATAATAACTGAAGGGGGGAAAATAACAGAGCTACAGTACGATAATAAGTTCACCATAAACTTGGGGGAATACAAGTTGCTGAAGAAGTACAGGGTCTACGACGAGAAGATGTCGTTACCTTCTCATGCCCTG tgCTTCGAATCAGCTCCATTCCCCCTCACCAGTTTCCAGGAGGCTATAGATATATTCAAAAATCCTCCGGTGGTAGCCATAAACTCCATCAACAATCTGCATCAAAGGATATCTATAAGAGGGGAAATAGCCAGA ATTCCATTGGAGCTGGAACCTGCAGAGGATGCAGAAAACCCCTACAGGGGGTTGAGGCTGACAAACCCCCTAATGAGGCCTCGCTCCCTCAAGGTTAAGTTGTGGAGGGAGAAGGCCTCCATGACTAACGGGTTCTCCGTTGGAGACAAGATTGTGGTCAAAAATCTTAAGGTCATGGAGTTCAGGGGGTCGACCTTCCTGAACTCCATGGCCGACACCAGCATAATG AATGACACAGAATTCCAAGAAACAGTGGAAGGGTTAGTCATTGGAGCATCCTTCATAAG agATGAACTGTCCATATATTTAGAAGACTTTGGAATGGTATCCACATCCCATGAACAAATGGGCAACATATTTCCAACCAATGCCTTCGAGGCAGGAATCCTCCTCCGCTGTGCCATAAACAACGGGGAACTAACCTACATT ATATCAAAAGAACTGCAGGCAGCTGCTACCACAAATTAG
- the LOC134715751 gene encoding uncharacterized protein LOC134715751 isoform X1, with amino-acid sequence MFQDLDVMKVHALLEEEPRGSYKVNYIITEGGKITELQYDNKFTINLGEYKLLKKYRVYDEKMSLPSHALCFESAPFPLTSFQEAIDIFKNPPVVAINSINNLHQRISIRGEIARIPLELEPAEDAENPYRGLRLTNPLMRPRSLKVKLWREKASMTNGFSVGDKIVVKNLKVMEFRGSTFLNSMADTSIMNDTEFQETVEGLVIGASFIRDELSIYLEDFGMVSTSHEQMGNIFPTNAFEAGILLRCAINNGELTYIVSLLFKSFSILSSYHELEPSLDLYTLFQQFHY; translated from the exons ATGTTTCAGGACCTTGATGTTATGAAAGTCCATGCACTCCTGGAAGAGGAGCCAAGGGGCTCCTACAAAGTCAACTATATAATAACTGAAGGGGGGAAAATAACAGAGCTACAGTACGATAATAAGTTCACCATAAACTTGGGGGAATACAAGTTGCTGAAGAAGTACAGGGTCTACGACGAGAAGATGTCGTTACCTTCTCATGCCCTG tgCTTCGAATCAGCTCCATTCCCCCTCACCAGTTTCCAGGAGGCTATAGATATATTCAAAAATCCTCCGGTGGTAGCCATAAACTCCATCAACAATCTGCATCAAAGGATATCTATAAGAGGGGAAATAGCCAGA ATTCCATTGGAGCTGGAACCTGCAGAGGATGCAGAAAACCCCTACAGGGGGTTGAGGCTGACAAACCCCCTAATGAGGCCTCGCTCCCTCAAGGTTAAGTTGTGGAGGGAGAAGGCCTCCATGACTAACGGGTTCTCCGTTGGAGACAAGATTGTGGTCAAAAATCTTAAGGTCATGGAGTTCAGGGGGTCGACCTTCCTGAACTCCATGGCCGACACCAGCATAATG AATGACACAGAATTCCAAGAAACAGTGGAAGGGTTAGTCATTGGAGCATCCTTCATAAG agATGAACTGTCCATATATTTAGAAGACTTTGGAATGGTATCCACATCCCATGAACAAATGGGCAACATATTTCCAACCAATGCCTTCGAGGCAGGAATCCTCCTCCGCTGTGCCATAAACAACGGGGAACTAACCTACATTGTAAGTTTACTTTTTAAGTCATTTAGTATTTTAAGTTCTTATCATGAATTGGAACCTTCTCTGGATCTTTACACTCTTTTCCAACAGTTCCActactga
- the LOC134715752 gene encoding uncharacterized protein LOC134715752 has translation MMMDTEYRIQMMEKMQKKISRSTDNALRTSLLGENMNDSRSLKVVNQALASKAFIHFLGDDCILVNVRGAKFMDMFDIKDTKRRPPLYLRYGDHERKSSSPLCWCRPWSSGRSTP, from the exons ATGATGATGGATACAGAATACAGAATACAGATGATGGAGAAAATGCAGAAAAAGATTTCTAG GTCAACTGATAATGCTTTGAGGACCAGTTTATTGGGAGAAAACATGAATGATTCAAGAAGTTTAAAAGTTGTGAACCAAG cTCTTGCCAGTAAggcatttatacattttttgggAGATGATTGTATATTGGTGAATGTGAGGGGAGCCAAGTTCATGGATATGTTTGatataaaagatacaaaaaggAGACCTCCATTGTATTTAag gtATGGAGATCATGAAAGAAAATCAAGCTCACCATTATGCTGGTGTCGGCCATGGAGTTCAGGAAGGTCGACCCCCTGA